One Verrucomicrobiota bacterium DNA segment encodes these proteins:
- a CDS encoding PQQ-dependent sugar dehydrogenase, whose product MFTGLEDGMPGITPDPGFAKNGWIYLNRSLPETFKDEKAGGKAGIIRTSRFTLRGDTGTTTAAK is encoded by the coding sequence GTGTTCACGGGCCTCGAAGACGGCATGCCCGGCATCACGCCCGACCCCGGGTTTGCGAAGAACGGATGGATTTACCTGAACCGATCGTTGCCGGAGACGTTCAAGGACGAGAAGGCCGGCGGGAAGGCGGGCATCATCCGCACGTCGCGCTTCACGCTCCGGGGCGACACCGGCACGACGACGGCGGCGAAGT